A region of Desulfolithobacter dissulfuricans DNA encodes the following proteins:
- a CDS encoding HAD family hydrolase encodes MLKLIIFDCDGVLFESREANRHYYNHLLAHFGCPPMSEEEVDYVHIHNVFESVVHIFRNHPQVDMKEVDRYRAQLSYDPFLQYMIMEPDLMDFLQIIKPRYHTAISTNRTTTMDLILDIFRLRPWFDMVVTALTAGRPKPAPDGLHMILDRFGVRVDEAIYIGDSTVDRDHCQSVGMELIAFKNPDLEASYHVDRFMDILSLPPLQADPDSAAAGS; translated from the coding sequence ATGCTGAAACTGATTATCTTTGACTGTGACGGGGTTCTCTTTGAATCCCGGGAGGCCAACCGCCACTATTACAACCACCTGCTGGCCCATTTCGGCTGCCCGCCCATGAGCGAGGAGGAGGTGGATTATGTCCATATCCACAACGTGTTTGAATCGGTCGTCCATATCTTCCGCAACCATCCCCAGGTTGACATGAAGGAGGTTGACCGCTATCGGGCACAGCTGAGCTATGATCCCTTTTTGCAGTACATGATCATGGAACCGGACCTGATGGATTTTCTCCAGATCATCAAACCACGCTACCACACCGCCATCTCCACCAACCGGACCACCACCATGGATCTGATTCTCGATATCTTCAGACTCAGGCCCTGGTTCGACATGGTGGTCACGGCCCTGACTGCCGGTCGTCCCAAGCCGGCTCCGGACGGTTTGCACATGATCCTCGACCGGTTTGGCGTCCGGGTGGACGAGGCGATCTATATCGGTGACTCAACCGTGGACCGGGATCACTGCCAAAGTGTGGGCATGGAGCTGATCGCCTTCAAGAATCCCGACCTGGAGGCAAGCTATCATGTGGACCGGTTCATGGATATCCTCAGCCTGCCTCCCCTGCAGGCCGATCCTGACTCTGCGGCTGCAGGATCATAA